GATGGACGCGGTGCTGGCCTGGGTCGACGAGCACGCGGGGGAGCCCGAGCTGCTGCGGGGTGCGGCCCTGCGGTGGGTCGATTCGACCACCCCGCAGCGCATCCAGGCGCTGCGCTTCGCGCACGCGAACCGGCCGGTGATGGCCCGGTTGACCGCCGCGACGGGCGCGCCCCGATCCTGGTTCGACGAGGTCGTCGGCCGGATCCTCCCGGCCGACGCGCCGATGCCCGACCGTCTGCGCGCCCGGATGGCGTTCGACACGGTCAGCGCCGCGCTCTTCGCCGCGCACGATACGGACGCCACCGAGGCCGACGTCCTGACCGCCGCCCGAGCCGCCACCATCGCGCTGACCACTTAGGCGCCGGAGCCGCCGTCGACCTTCAGGATCGCTCCGGTCACGAACGACGCTCGGTCGCTGAGCAGCCAGGCCGCCGCCTCGGCGATCTCGGACGGCTGGGCGCCCCGGCGTAGCGGGGTCGCGGCCACCAGACGTTCCTGCAGGCCGGGCTCCTCGTCGCCCCACTTGCGGATCATCTCGGTGAGCGTGTTGCCGGGCGCGATCCCGTTCACCCGCACCCCCTCCGGGCCCCAGTTCACCGCGGCCGACTCGGTCAGGCTGTTCACCGCCCGCTTCATCGCCCCGTAGGCCGGCAGCACCGGGTTGGCCCGCCAGCCGCCGACGCTCGAGTTGTTGACGATCGCGGTGACGCCGGCCGCCTTCTCGGCCACCATCGCCAGCCACTGCCCGCGCAAGTTCACCTGGTACAGCCGGTCGAAGTCGTCGACCGGCACCTGGTCCACCGGCGCCGGCGACGCGTTCACCGCCCCGTTGTTGAACGCGACGTCCAGCCGGCCGTAGAGGGCGACGGCCCGGGAGACGGCCGAACGGATCGAATCAGCGTCGGCCAGATCGCAGACGACGTAGTCCGCGACCCCGCCGGCCGCCCGCACGTCGGCCGTGACCTCGACCAGCTCGGCCTCGGTGCGCGCCGCGAGCAGCACGCTCGCACCTTCTCGGGCGAACAGCCGGGCGGCCGCGGCCCCGATTCCTCGTCCGGCGCCGGTGATGAAAGCAACTTTGTTCTCCAGCAACATGCCTGGAACCGTCCGCCGGGCCGAACCGGCTAGCCAGGCACCGCCGATACCTGGCTAGCGAGCCGAACCGCGCGCACGATGAGACCGTGGACCGGAGACAACTCGGCGACTTCCTGCGCACCCGGCGCGAGCGGATCACCCCCGCCGACGTCGGCCTGCCCGCGGGCCGTCGCCGGCGCACGCCCGGCCTGCGCCGCGAAGAGGTCGCCCACCTCGCGTTCATCTCGACCGAGTACTACACCCGCCTCGAGCAGGCCCGTGGCCCGCACCCGTCGCTCGAGGTGCTGGCCGGGCTGGCTCGCGCACTGCGCCTGTCCGACGCCGAGCGCGACCACCTGCACGAGCTGGCCGGTGCCCCCATCGCCCCGGCTCCCGGCCCGCCGCGGGACGTCCGCCCGAGCATCCACGACCTGATCCGCCGGCTCCCGCTCTCGGCCGCGTTCGTGACCAGCGCGATGTTCGACGTCCTGGCCTGGAACGATCTCGCGGCCGCGCTGATGGAGGACTTCTCCGCCGTCCCGAGAAAAGACCGCAACCTGATGCGGCGGGCCTTCCTCGGCTCCCGGAACCTCTACGGCGTCTCCGACCGCGAGCACTTCGCCCGCTCCTCGACCCAGCGTCTGCGCCGTACGGCCGGCCGCTACCCCGACGATCCGGACGTCCGGGCGCTGATCAGCGATCTGCTGGCCAGCGAGCGGTTCGCCGAGCTCTGGGCCTCCCACGACGTCGATCGGGAACCGACGCTGCGGAAGACGTTCGAGCACCCGCTCGTCGGGCCGGTCACCGTCAACTGCGACGCGCTCGACCTCGCCGACCAGGACCAGCAGGTCGTCATCTACACCGCCGACCCCGGTTCACGGTCCGAGGAGGCGCTGCGCCTCCTGTCGGTCGTCGGCACCCAGCGCATGAACGTGACGCACTGAACTAGCCTCCGGCGTTTTTTGGAGGATCCCTACAACGCGAGCGCCGCACCATGCGCGATGCGATCCATTGGTGTGCCCTCCTGAATCCAGCAAGGTAGATAGAGCAGGCTAATTCAGGGGAGGCTCGGTCCGGGTGTTCAGTCGTGTGGCCATCGTCAACCGCGGAGAGGCCGCGATGCGGCTCATCCACGCCGTCCGGGATCTCTCCGCAGAGACCGGCGAGCGGATCGAGGTGGTCGCTCTCTACACCGATGCCGACCGATCCGCAACCTTCGTCCGCGAGGCCGACCTGAGCTACTCGCTCGGCCCGGCGTCCAAGCGGCCGTACCTGGACCACGCGGTGCTCGAACGCGCGCTGGTCGAGACGAAGGCCGACGCGGCCTGGGTCGGCTGGGGCTTCGTCGCCGAGGACCCGGCGTTCGCCGAGCTCTGCGAGCGGATCGGCGTCACGTTCATCGGGCCCAGCGCCGACGCGATGCGTCGGCTCGGCGACAAGATCGGCGCCAAGCTGATCGCCGAGGAGGTCGGCGTCCCGGTCGCGCCGTGGAGCCGCGGCGAGGTCGCGACGCTCGAGGACGCGCTGCGGGCCGGCGCCGAGATCGGCTACCCGCTCATGCTCAAGGCGACGGCGGGCGGCGGCGGCCGCGGCATCCGCCGCGTCGACAACGCCGACGACCTGGCCGACGCCTACGAGCGAACCAGCCAGGAGGCGCTGCGGGCGTTCGGCTCGGGCATCGTCTTCCTGGAGCGTCTGGTCACTGGCGCCCGGCACGTCGAAGTGCAGGTCATCGCCGACGGCCAGGGAACGGCCTGGGCGCTCGGCGTCCGGGACTGCTCGGTGCAGCGTCGGAACCAGAAGATCATCGAGGAGTCGTCCTCCGCCGTGCTCGAAGCGGCCCAGGTGGACGACCTCAAGAAGTCCGCCGAGCGGCTGGCGGTCAAGGTCGGCTACCGCGGGGCCTGCACGGTCGAGTTCCTGTACCACCCGGGCGAGAAGCTGTTCGCGTTCCTCGAGGTCAACACCCGCCTCCAGGTCGAGCACCCGATCACCGAGCTCACCACCGGCACCGATCTGGTCGCGCTGCAGCTGCACGTGGCCGGCGGCGGCAAGCTGGAAGGCCCGCAGCCGTCCGAGTCCGGCCACGCCGTCGAGGCCCGGCTCAACGCCGAGGACCCCGATCGCGACTTCGCGCCCGCCCCCGGCCGCATCGCCCGGCTCGTGCTCCCGGCCGGGCCCGGCGTCCGGGTCGACACCGGGGTCAGCGAGGGCGACACGATCCCGGCCGACTTCGACTCGATGATCGCGAAGATCATCGCCTACGGCCGCGACCGCGAGCACGCGCTCGGCCGGCTGCGCCGCGCGATGGCCGAGACGGTCGTGATCATCGAGGGCGGCGCCACCAACAAGAGCTTCGTCCTCGACCTGCTCGACCAGCCCGAGGTCATCGACGCCAGCGCCGACACGGGCTGGATCGACCGGGTCCGGGCCGAGGGCCGGCTGGTCAACCACCGGCATTCGGCGATCGCGCTGGCCGCCGCCGCGATCGAGGCCTACCAGGACGAGGAGGAGATCAGCCGCAACCGGCTGCTCGCTACCGCGCACGGCGGGCGTCCGCAGGTGCAGCACGAGCCCGGACGTCCGCTCGATCTGAAGCTGCGTGGTGTCGGCTACCGGGTCGCGGTCACCCGCACCGGCCCACAGCGTTTCCGGGTCGCGTTCCCGGGCGTGGCCACGGCCGACGTCGAGATCGACCGCTTCGATCAGCACACCGGCCAGATCGTCGTCAACGGACACCGGTTCCGGCTGGTGTCGGCGACCCACGGCCCGATCCACCTGGTGGAGGTCGACGGAGTCGCCCACCGGATCAGCCGGGACGAGGGCGGTGTCGTCCGGTCGCCGGCTCCGGCGCTGGTCGTCGCCACCCCGCTGGGGGTCGGGGACGAGGTCGAGGCCGGCGCGCCCATCCTCGTCCTCGAGAGCATGAAGATGGAGACCGTGCTGCGCGCGCCGTTCCGCGCGCGCGTCCGCGAGTGCGCGGTCTCGGTCGGCAGTCAGGTCGAGACCGGCGCAGCGCTGCTGCGCCTGGAGCCGTTGCCCGAGGACGGCGGCACCGAGACGGCGGAGGCGGAGTCCGACGCGGCGGTCGAGCTGGAGCTGCCCAACGGTCACGACGAGCCGGCCGCGGCCGAGCGGGTCACCCGTGGGCTGCAGGACCTGCGCAGCCTGCTGCTCGGTTTCGACGCCGACCCGCACGACTCCAAGCGCGTGCTGGCCGACTACCTGAGTGCCCGCGCCGAGCTGGGCGAGCGGCCGGTCCAGGGCGAGCTCGACCTGCTCACGGTGTTCGCCGACCTCTCCGAGCTGACCCGCAACCGGCCCAGCGGCGAGACCGACGTCGAGCCGGGCAGCCCGGTGCACAGCCCGCGCGAGTACTTCTACAGCTACCTGCAGAGCCTCGACGTCGAGCGGGCCGGGGTGCCGGAGCGGTTCCAAGCCAAGCTCACCACGGTCCTGGCCCACTACGGCGTCACCGACCTCGACCGCAGCCCGGCGCTGGAGGCCGCGGTCTTCCGGATCACGCTGGCCCAGCAGCGGATGACCGCCGACGTGGCGATCGTGTCCGAGCTGCTGCGTCAGTGGCTGGCCGGTCTGCCGCCGATGGGCGCGCTGCGCGAGCCCGCCGGGCTCGTCCTCGAGCACCTCATCCAGGCCACCCAGGTCCGGTTCCCGACCGTCTCCGACCTGGCCCGCGGTGTCGTCTTCCGCTGGTTCGCCCAGCCGCTGCTGCGTCGCAATCGGGCCGAGGTCTATGCGGCCGTCCGCGACGACCTCCGCTACCTCGATCACCATCCGGACGCTCCGGACCGTGCCGAGCGCATCCAGGCGCTGGTCGCCAGCGCCGAGCCGCTCGTCCGGCTGATCGGGCAGCGGATCGGCCGTCCGGGCCGGGACCACGCGCCGCTGCTCGAGGTGTTCTGCCGTCGCTACTACGGCAACCGTGCGCTGTCCGACATCGTGGAGCAGGAGGCCGGCGGCTGCCGGTTCGTCGTCGCCACGCACACCACGCCGGAGCGGGTCACCAAGCTGGTGACGACCGCCGTCGACATCTCCGCGCTGCCGGACGCGATCAGCGCGGTCGGCGCCCTCGCCGACGGAGTGCCCGACCGGGGGCTCGTCGCCGACCTGTACCTGACCTGGGACGAGCAGCCGGACGCGGACGAGATGGCGGTGCGGCTCGGGGCCCGGATCGCTGAGCATCCGCTGCCCGCCGCGGTGCGGCGGATCACGATCACCGTGGCCGGGGTCAGCGGCGCGGCGATGCACCACCACTACACGTTCCGCACCGACCGTCAGGGCGGCTTCGACGAGGACCGGCTGATCCGCGGGCTGCACCCGCAGATCGCCCGGCGTCTGCAACTGCAGCGGTGGGCCGCGTTCGGCCTCACCCGCCTGCCGTCGGCGGACGAGGAGATCTACCTGTTCAAGGCCGTCGCGCACAGCAACCCGGCGGACGAGCGGCTGATCGCGTTCGGCCAGGTCCGCGACCTGACGCCCCTGCGTGAGGCGGACGGACGGCTGGTCGCGCTGCCCGCGCTGGAGGACGCGATCAACGCCAGCCTGGACGCGATCCGCGGTATCCAGGCCCAGCGTCGCGAGAACCAGCGGTTCGACACGAACCGGATCATGATGTACGTCTGGCCGCCGACCGAGCTGACCAACGAGGAGATCGAGGCGCTGGTCCAGCGGGTCCTGCCGGCCACCGCCGGAGCGGGTCTGGAAGAGGTCCAGTTCATCGGCCGCGCGCCGACGCCCACCGGCGACCTGGCCGAGGTGTCGGTGCGGATCGGCTTCGACCCGGGGCGGGGCGTGCGGCTGGACGTCGGCGAACCGTCGGACGAGCCGTTCCAGCCGCTGGACGACTACCGGCAGAAGGTGCTGCGGGCGGCCCGGCGCGGAACCGTGTACCCGTACGAGCTGACCGGCCTGCTGGGATCGTTCGTCGAGCACGACCTGGACGAGACCGGCGCGCTCGTGCCGGTGTCCCGTCCGAAGGGCGAGAACAAGGCCGGGATCGTCGCCGGCGTCGTGAAGACGACGACGGCTCGCCACCCCGAGGGCATCACCC
This is a stretch of genomic DNA from Cryptosporangium phraense. It encodes these proteins:
- a CDS encoding TetR/AcrR family transcriptional regulator, producing MKRSGSETRAEILRIALDLFTRQGYEGTSIRDIAEALGTTKSSLYYHFANKEAIVQELVTQRRSEMDAVLAWVDEHAGEPELLRGAALRWVDSTTPQRIQALRFAHANRPVMARLTAATGAPRSWFDEVVGRILPADAPMPDRLRARMAFDTVSAALFAAHDTDATEADVLTAARAATIALTT
- a CDS encoding SDR family NAD(P)-dependent oxidoreductase, whose product is MLLENKVAFITGAGRGIGAAAARLFAREGASVLLAARTEAELVEVTADVRAAGGVADYVVCDLADADSIRSAVSRAVALYGRLDVAFNNGAVNASPAPVDQVPVDDFDRLYQVNLRGQWLAMVAEKAAGVTAIVNNSSVGGWRANPVLPAYGAMKRAVNSLTESAAVNWGPEGVRVNGIAPGNTLTEMIRKWGDEEPGLQERLVAATPLRRGAQPSEIAEAAAWLLSDRASFVTGAILKVDGGSGA
- a CDS encoding helix-turn-helix transcriptional regulator — encoded protein: MDRRQLGDFLRTRRERITPADVGLPAGRRRRTPGLRREEVAHLAFISTEYYTRLEQARGPHPSLEVLAGLARALRLSDAERDHLHELAGAPIAPAPGPPRDVRPSIHDLIRRLPLSAAFVTSAMFDVLAWNDLAAALMEDFSAVPRKDRNLMRRAFLGSRNLYGVSDREHFARSSTQRLRRTAGRYPDDPDVRALISDLLASERFAELWASHDVDREPTLRKTFEHPLVGPVTVNCDALDLADQDQQVVIYTADPGSRSEEALRLLSVVGTQRMNVTH
- a CDS encoding carboxyl transferase domain-containing protein, which gives rise to MFSRVAIVNRGEAAMRLIHAVRDLSAETGERIEVVALYTDADRSATFVREADLSYSLGPASKRPYLDHAVLERALVETKADAAWVGWGFVAEDPAFAELCERIGVTFIGPSADAMRRLGDKIGAKLIAEEVGVPVAPWSRGEVATLEDALRAGAEIGYPLMLKATAGGGGRGIRRVDNADDLADAYERTSQEALRAFGSGIVFLERLVTGARHVEVQVIADGQGTAWALGVRDCSVQRRNQKIIEESSSAVLEAAQVDDLKKSAERLAVKVGYRGACTVEFLYHPGEKLFAFLEVNTRLQVEHPITELTTGTDLVALQLHVAGGGKLEGPQPSESGHAVEARLNAEDPDRDFAPAPGRIARLVLPAGPGVRVDTGVSEGDTIPADFDSMIAKIIAYGRDREHALGRLRRAMAETVVIIEGGATNKSFVLDLLDQPEVIDASADTGWIDRVRAEGRLVNHRHSAIALAAAAIEAYQDEEEISRNRLLATAHGGRPQVQHEPGRPLDLKLRGVGYRVAVTRTGPQRFRVAFPGVATADVEIDRFDQHTGQIVVNGHRFRLVSATHGPIHLVEVDGVAHRISRDEGGVVRSPAPALVVATPLGVGDEVEAGAPILVLESMKMETVLRAPFRARVRECAVSVGSQVETGAALLRLEPLPEDGGTETAEAESDAAVELELPNGHDEPAAAERVTRGLQDLRSLLLGFDADPHDSKRVLADYLSARAELGERPVQGELDLLTVFADLSELTRNRPSGETDVEPGSPVHSPREYFYSYLQSLDVERAGVPERFQAKLTTVLAHYGVTDLDRSPALEAAVFRITLAQQRMTADVAIVSELLRQWLAGLPPMGALREPAGLVLEHLIQATQVRFPTVSDLARGVVFRWFAQPLLRRNRAEVYAAVRDDLRYLDHHPDAPDRAERIQALVASAEPLVRLIGQRIGRPGRDHAPLLEVFCRRYYGNRALSDIVEQEAGGCRFVVATHTTPERVTKLVTTAVDISALPDAISAVGALADGVPDRGLVADLYLTWDEQPDADEMAVRLGARIAEHPLPAAVRRITITVAGVSGAAMHHHYTFRTDRQGGFDEDRLIRGLHPQIARRLQLQRWAAFGLTRLPSADEEIYLFKAVAHSNPADERLIAFGQVRDLTPLREADGRLVALPALEDAINASLDAIRGIQAQRRENQRFDTNRIMMYVWPPTELTNEEIEALVQRVLPATAGAGLEEVQFIGRAPTPTGDLAEVSVRIGFDPGRGVRLDVGEPSDEPFQPLDDYRQKVLRAARRGTVYPYELTGLLGSFVEHDLDETGALVPVSRPKGENKAGIVAGVVKTTTARHPEGITRVVLLGDPTKALGALAEPECSRVIAALDLAERLQVPLEWFALSAGAKISMSSGVENMDWVAAALKRIVEFTQAGGEINIVVAGITVGAQPYWNAEATMLMHTKGILVMTPDSAMVLTGKQSLDFSGGVSAEDNFGIGGYDRVMGPNGQAQYWAPNLPAARDVLMKHYDHTYVVPGEAAPRRASTVDPADRDVSDFPHAIVGSDFRTVGEIFSSSLNPDRKKAFDIRTVMRALSDQDHPVLERWAGMADAETSAVQDVHIGGRPVCLIGIESRSVPRRGFPPTDGPDTYTAGTLFPRSSKKTARAINAASGNRPLVVLANLSGFDGSPESMRKLQLEYGAEIGRAIVNFRGPIVFCVISRYHGGAFVVFSKALNPNMTVLALEGSFASVLGGAPAAAVVFSSEVNNRTATDPRVTELQSQLPTVSGADRAALTARLADVRSAVRAEKLGEVAAEFDRVHSIQRAVEVGSVDAIISAAELRPKIIEAIEAGIAASLESSR